From the Verrucomicrobiia bacterium genome, one window contains:
- a CDS encoding cyclic nucleotide-binding domain-containing protein encodes MNSPETGVGFKIWAADDVVYGPVELPTLVEWIRDERVEANTWVYSEQTDTWSKASNVPDLGMFFRGRAVGTARAVSADGPTPLVQGIRPGMLRRVKILAEMNDQQLGRFVQFMEVKQVRQFNDVVKQGEHGDAMFLILEGEVRVRLMIAQKETTLTTLSAGEFFGEMTLFDQGPRSADVVANNESTLLKISHSAFVKLIADAPDLATPFLLGICRTLTARMRADNKRYRDTINFARASANK; translated from the coding sequence GTGAACTCCCCGGAAACAGGCGTAGGCTTTAAGATTTGGGCCGCTGATGACGTTGTCTATGGACCCGTAGAATTGCCCACTCTTGTCGAGTGGATCCGCGACGAACGTGTGGAGGCAAATACGTGGGTTTATTCCGAGCAGACGGATACGTGGAGCAAGGCTTCCAATGTGCCTGATTTGGGGATGTTTTTCCGGGGGCGTGCAGTTGGAACAGCCAGGGCGGTCTCTGCGGATGGTCCCACTCCTCTCGTTCAAGGCATCCGACCGGGCATGTTGCGCCGGGTGAAAATCTTGGCGGAAATGAACGACCAGCAGCTTGGGCGCTTCGTGCAGTTCATGGAGGTGAAGCAGGTGCGCCAGTTCAACGATGTGGTGAAGCAAGGCGAGCACGGTGACGCCATGTTCCTCATCTTGGAAGGCGAAGTCCGCGTGCGCCTGATGATCGCCCAAAAGGAGACGACTCTGACAACCCTTTCCGCAGGTGAATTTTTCGGTGAGATGACGTTGTTCGATCAAGGGCCGCGTTCGGCGGATGTCGTAGCGAACAACGAAAGCACACTTCTCAAGATTTCCCACTCCGCCTTCGTCAAACTGATTGCAGATGCCCCTGATCTGGCAACGCCATTCCTTCTCGGCATTTGCCGCACCTTGACCGCCCGCATGCGTGCGGACAACAAACGCTATCGCGACACGATCAATTTCGCGCGCGCTTCAGCAAATAAGTAA